The region TGTATCATCTGGATTCTAGAATATGctaaaaaaagcattttgtcTTATATACTTTTCTGTGACTGTGTGAATTGTGATTGAGACTTAATAGAGCTCCACTCTTGTTACTGTCCTCTATAGTAAATACACCAGATTCCAAAGTTTGTACTGTTAATAATGCCTTTAAAATTGGTGAGTTAATGTTTTAACAAATTTTTTTACAGATCAAAGCCTGCCTTATTTCTGTACGACAATGTTGCTGGACAGCAAACCAGACGGTACCAAGTCAAAAGACGAAGAATATTACTTACTAAGCGATGTCTTACCAGAAGACAAAGAGTTACGGACAAACTTGCAACAAACAAAACTAGAGAAACTACTACAAAGACACCAGTTTGAAAGAGaggataaaaactatgaaaaagaGTGCTTATTCTGTAGATACGTCTCTAAAGACACAAGAGCTAATTACCTGAAgcatttatttgaaaaacacaATTTTCATATTGCAAAACCAGAGAACCTAATATTCATTGATAAATTAATAGACACTGTAGCAGCAAAACTAGACAACCTGCACTGTATTTACTGTGAAGGATCATTCAAAGACCGCATTATTCTTAAGGAGCATATGAGAAAAAAAGGCCATAAAAGAATCAATCCTGAGAATAAGGAATATGATAAGTTCTTCATGGTGAATTACATTGGGGACCCTCAAACTAGACACAAACACCCAAAACATCATAACAAAAGTCAACCACAGAGAATACCAAATCCAGTGAATGACCGCGATTCAAATGTAGATAGCGACCCTGAATGGTCGGAATGGGTTGAAGAAGATGGTCCACAAATAACTTGCCTGCTGTGCGAGCATACAGAGATGGAATACGAAACTATGTTAGACCACATGGAACGGAAGCACGATTTTTCATTTACAAAAGCAACTACAGGTTTAGATTTTTATCATAAAATCAAAATTGTGAACTACATTAGGCGGCAGATACATTTAAAGCAATGCTTAAGCTGCGAAACTGTGTTTGATGATTCTGTTAATTTGGAGAAGCATTTGAAGGAAGTGAAACATTGGGAATTGAAGAAGGAAAAATGGGATCAGCCTGAATATTATTTTCCGACGTATGAAGATGATCTGTTCTTATGCTTTATACATGATGATGACGAGAGCTGGTGGGCTACGGATGAACAGGAAACGGAGAAAACTGATAATCGTAGGTCTGATTCTATATCTACAGAAATGGCTATGGCTGTCCTATGTGATTAAAACATGccatgtaataataataataataataataagccatttATTTCCGATTAAcactttttacaaatatttatagaaTATCCCTTAAATCGGTGTGCCTtctggcataggcctcctccaacaaTCTCCACTCTGCTCTGTCATCCGCAACTCTGGTCCACTGTGGCCCCAGGGTCAAACGGATATCGTCCACCCACCTCCTTATTGGGCGTCCTCTTTTCCTGGTACTGTCCCTAGGGTACCACAGTGTGACCTGTTTGCTCCACTTATTTTGTTTACATCTCAGCATGTGTCCCGTCCAGCTCCATTTTAAATGGTCAATTCGGGTGAGAATGTCTGACACTTTAGTTTTCTTTCTTATCTctgtacttttaattttgtcgcaTTTTAACATGCCatatacttaacaaaaaaaacccggccaagtgcgagtcggactcgcgcaccgagggttccgtataaatatttttattatatgatgtaactaaaaatttacggttttcgcaatttttcctttatctgtgctataagacgttgcttcataccaaatttcaagtatcgtgagttcacgggaagtaccctgtaggttttgattcccttgcgactttcgaaaatttgcgatataaacggctgtatcttttgattgcgttgtcttagaagtttgattttttcacagctcctagctaacagtagacctgagtatttgatataaaattcaACTTGAttcctccacgcgttcctgagaaaaagggtcttgacagacggacaaatggacaacaaagtgatcctataagggttccgtttttttctttcgaggtacggaaccctaatagaaTATTGTAGTTCACACCTAGAGAGTTTGCGaaatttataaatgtgaaattaactatgagctttacagtgaaggaaaacatcattaatatttttgcacacacATACTATAAAGAAACTCCATTGTGTATGTGAAATGTCCAATACACACTGGCGCAGTGTGGGACCTATATGACCCAAGCTGCTCTCTCATTGTGAGagattactttgcggaggtccatatcaatgaattaaaaacaaaacaacaaatagTAACTTACGGAGAGTGAGAAAAGTGTATAACTGGACATGGAAAAAATTATGTATTGAAAACTATAAAAGAAAGATTTACGGTTGTAAATAAGCAATATAGTAAAATGTTTGTGAGGGgatttatacatattattatatattctaGAACATTATGTAAATGCAATACTAAATAAGGCTATATGAAATAACTATTATCTATTGttatctgcattaatatctgccacagcagagcatgTAAATGGGTGGATCGACTTTTTCTTGTTATATTCTGTCTCTGTCCTGTCAGCGAGGgaacaaaagtagtacagtttaatagaaaaaatgttgtgtcacattatacttacatgcttattagatgactaattatagaaggggcttaaaaattaatgtttggcaaattttgaCCCTATAAACTAGCGGTTTaatttaaagagtgactcaggagaccgtaactataactataaatgacaagaaaaagttgattgacccatatcTGGCAAATCCCATGAGTCCTAGAATTGGAGTCATCAGATGCATGCTTTGTTGTAGCAGAAGttgctgctggtgactgtacatatctGTGTGTGTAACTCTTAACCTAATGTTTAGTTTTTAtacaaaaagtcatagtgacttcCATTGTATTGCATGACAAAGTAATTCATATTAAAACTTAACGCTTGGAGTGGCggagccatatttaaaatttactgtcaagtggcgcggccattttgaaaaaaaagccGGTCTCGTGCCAAACAAGtgtgtgccgggacccggacgcttgccactccagaGGTTTACTGTGAGATGAGAATGTTATATTGAGTATTAGGAATTAAATGTAT is a window of Choristoneura fumiferana chromosome 23, NRCan_CFum_1, whole genome shotgun sequence DNA encoding:
- the LOC141441027 gene encoding zinc finger protein 277, with protein sequence MSKPDKQFFGPLTLHQKSETPTIFKDNDVQECECILCHEKFTLPDGEKQMLTHFFMKHRLVIADVNQIADLFEYLRYWRIRFKDQSLPYFCTTMLLDSKPDGTKSKDEEYYLLSDVLPEDKELRTNLQQTKLEKLLQRHQFEREDKNYEKECLFCRYVSKDTRANYLKHLFEKHNFHIAKPENLIFIDKLIDTVAAKLDNLHCIYCEGSFKDRIILKEHMRKKGHKRINPENKEYDKFFMVNYIGDPQTRHKHPKHHNKSQPQRIPNPVNDRDSNVDSDPEWSEWVEEDGPQITCLLCEHTEMEYETMLDHMERKHDFSFTKATTGLDFYHKIKIVNYIRRQIHLKQCLSCETVFDDSVNLEKHLKEVKHWELKKEKWDQPEYYFPTYEDDLFLCFIHDDDESWWATDEQETEKTDNRRSDSISTEMAMAVLCD